GAGTCCGTCTTGAACGTGTAAGTGACAACTGAGTGAATCAAATCCGGAGGTAACCGTCCAAATGTGTAAATCATGCACGCTAGTAACTCCTTGAATCTTGGATAAAGCACGTGAAACTTGCTCAGCGTCTATAGAAGCTGGGGTGCTTTCCATTAGAACGTTGACAGAATCTCTAGTAACACGCCATGCACTTAGCATAATCAGGACAGCTACTACTACACTAATGATTGGATCAGCGATATACCAATCGAATTTCCACATGAGGAAACCTGCTAGAATGGCACCCACAGATCCCAATAGATCACCAAGTACATGCAAAAAAGCACTACGAATATTCAGGTTGTTTTTGTAATCTCCACGCATTAGAACAAAGGCTGCTGCAATGTTAGCCAATAATCCAACGAACGCGATACCCATCATCGAAAGGCTTGCTACTTCAGGTGGTGCAAAGAAACGTTGATAAGCTTCCCAAATGATTACAAGGGAGATAACCACTAGCATTACACCATTAATGAGAGCGGCAAGGATTTCAAAGCGATAAAAGCCGTATGTTTTTTTTGCTGAAGGTTTTCTAGCAGCAAAAAACATGGCGATTAGACTAAGAAATAAGGCAGAAGAGTCGCTTAGCATATGCCCTGCATCCGACAAGAGGGCAAGGCTGTTTGTTAGAAAGCCACCAATCACTTCTACAATTAAAAAAGCAGTGATTATAAATAAAGAAATTAACAGAGCCTGTTTGTTGGCTCCCCTCCCGTGATGATGATGTCCTCCTCCGTGAGAATGATCATGAGGGTGTCCCATATAATTGCTCCTTTCAAAAGCGAATGAGTAGGTTCAAATTCCTATAAACGTGTATAGAGGTTTATGTATTGTTGCCTTGTTTGATTTATATTATATAACCAAACCGCAAAACATTCAAATATTTATTTGAATGTTTGAATGTTTTGCCCTGATGATTCTCCTTTTCTTGCAACGGGTAAATAGTTACAACTAAAGAGTTGGAGGTAGAAAAGATGCAAATAACTCCTCAACAGGTAGAGAATTGCTTACAAGTGTGTAAAGCTTGTTTAAAGGCCTGTAACGAATGCTATGTAGCCTGTTTACAAGAAAGTGAGTTAGATACCTTCAGAGACTGTCTTCTCATAGTACGGCAAAGTGCAGAAATATGTATGCTAGCTATTAGTGCATTGTCCTTGGATAGTATGTTTAGTAGTCAAATCTGCAAATTAACAGCGGAAATCTGCGAAGCATGTGCAAAAATATGCAGTCAGCATGAACAAGATTATTGCCAAACATGTGCCCAGATTTGCTATCAATGTGCAGCGGCTTGTCGCGAAATGGTGGTTCACTAAATTAGCGAACAGCTGTCGTTCGTTGTGTCGATGACTTTTTTCGTGTGTGGTAATGTTACAAGAGGAATTAGGATAAAAATGTGATAAACTATAGGGAAGCAAACGTTTGGAAAAGGGGAAAATGAGATGAATGTAAATACTGTATACATCGTGGAAGATGATCCCAAACTGGCTGAACTTTTACAAAGTTATATTGAAAAATATGGATACCAAGCTGTTATTGTTAAGAACTTTGAGCGTGTGATGGAAGAGTTTCAAGAGCTGAATCCGCAATTGGTTCTTTTAGATGTAAATTTACCAAAATTCGATGGTTATTATTGGTGTCGCCAGATCAGAAAAATTTCTACATGTCCGATACTGTTCATTTCAGCCCGAGCAGGAGAAATGGATCAGATTCTAGGCTTGGAAAACGGAGCAGATGACTATATAGCAAAACCGTTCCACTATGATGTTGTTATGGCCAAAATTCGTAGCCATTTACGCCGTAATTATGGCGATTATGCTCCTAAAATGCAGGAACGAATTGTACAGCAGGCAGGATTAACATTATATCCCGAACGAATGGAGCTCACATTACATAATGAAATGGTGAGTTTAACGAAAAAAGAGGCTGTATTAATTGAGGAACTAATGAAACGCTATCCCCGTATTGTGAGCCGTGAGCGTTTGCTAGAAAATTTATGGGATGATCAGGTATACGT
This is a stretch of genomic DNA from Brevibacillus laterosporus DSM 25. It encodes these proteins:
- a CDS encoding cation diffusion facilitator family transporter, whose amino-acid sequence is MGHPHDHSHGGGHHHHGRGANKQALLISLFIITAFLIVEVIGGFLTNSLALLSDAGHMLSDSSALFLSLIAMFFAARKPSAKKTYGFYRFEILAALINGVMLVVISLVIIWEAYQRFFAPPEVASLSMMGIAFVGLLANIAAAFVLMRGDYKNNLNIRSAFLHVLGDLLGSVGAILAGFLMWKFDWYIADPIISVVVAVLIMLSAWRVTRDSVNVLMESTPASIDAEQVSRALSKIQGVTSVHDLHIWTVTSGFDSLSCHLHVQDGLASYPILQEALHTLEHQFGITHSTIQIEDSSILHQELLCETGPQASERLEHNHDHKHSH
- a CDS encoding four-helix bundle copper-binding protein — its product is MQITPQQVENCLQVCKACLKACNECYVACLQESELDTFRDCLLIVRQSAEICMLAISALSLDSMFSSQICKLTAEICEACAKICSQHEQDYCQTCAQICYQCAAACREMVVH
- a CDS encoding response regulator transcription factor — protein: MNVNTVYIVEDDPKLAELLQSYIEKYGYQAVIVKNFERVMEEFQELNPQLVLLDVNLPKFDGYYWCRQIRKISTCPILFISARAGEMDQILGLENGADDYIAKPFHYDVVMAKIRSHLRRNYGDYAPKMQERIVQQAGLTLYPERMELTLHNEMVSLTKKEAVLIEELMKRYPRIVSRERLLENLWDDQVYVDDNTLNVNITRVRKKFQELGIEDAIETVRGAGYRLVLTWGNEA